In Pseudobacter ginsenosidimutans, the following are encoded in one genomic region:
- a CDS encoding HPF/RaiA family ribosome-associated protein produces the protein MNVNIQTVRFNPDGKLVEYVNKKLQKIGTFHDRIIKVDVFLKLDNVVHAIKDKIAEIRVQVPRHQFFVKATSKSFEESFDSALDSLVNQIKRQKEKQAA, from the coding sequence ATGAACGTTAACATTCAGACCGTGCGGTTCAATCCCGATGGAAAACTTGTAGAGTACGTAAATAAGAAACTGCAGAAAATTGGTACTTTTCACGACCGCATAATCAAAGTAGATGTGTTTTTAAAACTGGATAACGTAGTACATGCCATTAAAGACAAAATCGCAGAGATCCGGGTTCAGGTTCCCCGTCATCAGTTCTTCGTAAAGGCAACAAGCAAATCATTTGAAGAATCTTTTGACAGCGCGCTGGACTCTCTCGTAAACCAAATAAAAAGACAAAAAGAAAAGCAAGCAGCCTGA
- a CDS encoding tyrosine-type recombinase/integrase produces MAYLKGEKRSSAHTVEAYENDLSDFFQFLQFEKYVKRDKRGKIVVRESGYGLGIVELKAIRPDYVRSWVATLKNDEGYSPRTINRKISSLKSFFKYFLRMGQISKIPMDRVVSQKLSGRLPVYLGEEVVETLFNNLPAISERLHFGNLAEKDLELLKAEPARELAWLIMTEQLLLRLLYHAGIRRAELMGLKRQAIDKARGSLKVLGKGNKERLIPVNEDLMNAMLQYDKLKKDYLSGAARTAAGYKGNELLLVREDGKELSPSFVYTTVKKYLGEVTSQEKRSPHVLRHTFATHLTYHGASLDAVKELLGHSSLAATQVYTHNSIESLKEIHKQAHPKA; encoded by the coding sequence ATTGCCTACCTGAAGGGGGAGAAGCGAAGTTCTGCACATACTGTAGAGGCTTACGAAAACGATCTCTCCGACTTCTTCCAGTTCCTTCAGTTTGAAAAATATGTAAAGCGGGATAAGCGCGGCAAGATAGTTGTCCGCGAAAGTGGTTATGGCCTGGGCATCGTGGAATTGAAAGCTATCCGGCCGGATTATGTGCGCAGTTGGGTGGCCACCCTTAAAAATGATGAGGGCTATTCTCCAAGAACCATCAACCGCAAGATCTCCAGTCTTAAATCTTTCTTCAAATATTTTCTCCGCATGGGCCAGATCAGTAAGATCCCCATGGACAGGGTAGTGAGCCAGAAATTGTCGGGCCGGCTGCCGGTTTACCTTGGGGAAGAAGTGGTGGAAACCCTGTTCAATAATCTTCCTGCGATCAGCGAGCGCCTGCATTTCGGAAATCTGGCGGAAAAAGACCTTGAGTTGCTGAAAGCGGAACCTGCCAGAGAGCTGGCCTGGCTGATCATGACAGAGCAATTGCTGCTGCGATTGTTGTATCATGCCGGTATCAGGCGTGCGGAACTGATGGGGCTGAAGCGGCAGGCCATCGATAAGGCCCGGGGATCGCTCAAGGTGTTGGGAAAAGGAAATAAGGAAAGACTGATCCCGGTGAATGAAGATCTTATGAATGCCATGTTGCAATACGACAAGCTCAAGAAGGATTATTTGTCCGGGGCTGCAAGGACTGCAGCCGGTTATAAAGGCAATGAATTACTGCTTGTAAGGGAAGATGGAAAAGAGCTGTCGCCCTCCTTTGTATATACCACCGTAAAGAAATACCTGGGAGAAGTGACCAGTCAGGAAAAAAGGAGCCCGCATGTGCTTCGTCACACCTTTGCCACACACCTTACATATCATGGCGCCAGCCTGGATGCAGTGAAGGAATTATTGGGCCATTCCAGTCTTGCAGCTACACAGGTATATACACATAATTCTATTGAATCGTTAAAAGAAATCCATAAACAGGCGCATCCGAAAGCATAG
- the rpsU gene encoding 30S ribosomal protein S21, producing MLIIDSKDCENIDKALKKYKKKFEKAKTLLQLRERQSYTKPSVRRRTQVLKAIYKQQIASGSIEGK from the coding sequence ATGCTGATCATCGACTCAAAAGATTGCGAAAACATCGACAAGGCCCTCAAAAAGTACAAAAAGAAATTTGAGAAGGCGAAGACTCTGTTACAATTGAGAGAACGTCAATCGTATACAAAGCCGTCGGTTAGACGTCGCACCCAAGTGTTGAAAGCTATCTATAAGCAACAGATAGCAAGCGGATCCATCGAAGGGAAATAG
- a CDS encoding riboflavin synthase produces MFTGIIESLGQVEEVLVAGTNKSYWIKSPISHELKIDQSISHDGVCLTVEQVDGQRHKVTAIQETLQKSNLHQWQPGHKVNLERCMPMNGRLDGHIVQGHVDSKATCVTVNDLEGSREFRFRFPASFASLVIEKGSASINGISLTIFNVTREEFSVAIIPYTLEHTNIQFVFPGTEVNIEFDMVGKYITRYLSLQQS; encoded by the coding sequence ATGTTTACCGGAATCATAGAATCATTAGGCCAGGTGGAAGAAGTACTGGTAGCCGGCACCAATAAGAGCTACTGGATCAAATCCCCTATTTCCCATGAATTGAAAATAGATCAGAGCATTTCCCACGACGGCGTCTGCCTTACGGTGGAGCAGGTTGACGGGCAGCGTCACAAGGTCACAGCCATCCAGGAAACGCTACAGAAAAGCAATCTTCATCAGTGGCAGCCCGGCCACAAGGTGAACCTGGAAAGATGCATGCCCATGAATGGCCGCCTCGATGGTCATATCGTGCAGGGACATGTAGATTCCAAGGCCACCTGCGTAACTGTGAATGACCTGGAAGGCAGTCGCGAATTCCGTTTCCGCTTTCCCGCTTCCTTCGCCTCACTGGTGATCGAAAAAGGCTCAGCCAGTATCAACGGCATCAGTCTTACTATTTTCAATGTAACACGCGAAGAGTTCTCAGTAGCCATTATTCCCTATACACTGGAACATACCAATATCCAATTTGTGTTCCCGGGCACAGAAGTGAATATCGAATTTGATATGGTGGGAAAATATATAACGAGATACCTGAGCCTGCAGCAATCCTGA